AAAGCAAGTTTCCTGGGAGTGCTTAAAGGTCTCCACCGCCCCTCCTGCCCCTTACCTGAAGACAGCATAAGGGGCCCGCTGGGCTCCTGGGCCTCCCTCAGGACCTGGAGAATAGGGGGAGGAGAAGCAGTTGGTGGCGAGCATGCCTAGAGTGCAGACTGGGCACACCCACGGGGTGCTGGCCCGTGGAGGCTCAGGGCAGAGAGCCTGCTGGGCAGTAAAAGCTCAGCACAGGAGTGGGTGCGGTTACCTCGATTTCACTCAGGGTTTCcagcttcctcctctcctcccctgctGCCGCCTCAGGTGCCAGGGGCGGCGTCTTTCTAAGCACACTCGGGGGCGGCTGGGCACAACGGGTCCAGAGAGCCAGCAGTTCCGGAGGCAGCCAGCCagctggggggcggggagtgaGGGATGGTTGGTGAGGAATGTGGGTTCAGAGGGTCCCTGTGGCCAGCCCCCGCTGCTCTTACGTTGAGTTGGTGTACGGAACAGCTCCGCTGGGCTTACAGTTGTCCACTCAGGAGGCTGGACCATGGGCTGCCGGGGGAAGGCCAGAAACTCACTCAGTTCTGAGCAAGTCACCCTTCCTCCCTTGGGTGTCCTTTCATGAGCCTCAGGCCTGCAGCCTCTGGGCCTTACCCCCCTCTGCTTGCACCACTCCTTGCGAGGGGGTCGGGAAGTgctcagaacattgtctttgaggCTCAGCTTGTATCATCCATTGCTAAAGCAGGATGGAAAGGGCCATGGGATTCTTTATGGCCCTGGGTAGGGCTTTTAAACCTGATTGGAGCCCTAGgatgggaaggagccctggtgccaggcATAGTGATTACCTACTGGGTCGCTAAAcacaaggtcgacagtttgaaaccaggcatgggagaaagacaggctttttcTTGCAAAAAGTTATCTCGGAAACAAGATCATCTGTCCTGTGCGTCAGAATCGGCTCGCCCtgagattttttgggggggttgcctCAGGTCATACGAGTCAGGGTCACTCAAGGAGCATGGTGGGTGTACAAACTCGTCACCcacattctctgagggatggagcCTGAGTTTCCCATCAAATTCCCCGTGGATTCCCAGGCTCCACCCACTCCCCCCCTCCGTGGGACCTGGGCCTGTACTCACACATTCCCGGCATTGTGCTTTGGTTTGCAATTGTTCCTGGAACTTCACCCGGGAGATCTGAGTCTCCTTGTCCCAAAACAGTAACTGGCGTCGACGGCGGCGGCGGGCGGGAGCAGGTGGGCTCCCAGAAGGGGAGACTGGGGGCTTCTTGGGCTGAGTGGGGAATGGAGGCAGGGCAAGGCTATGTCTTAGCTCCTGTCCTGTAGACTGCAAAGGACCCCAAGCACCCACCCATCCAGGGGTCCTGGGAAAGGGTTGGAGCAAGACCTCCACAGCCCTATGGTAGAGCCCTCTGGTTAGGCGTGAGCAGGCTCTGGATGCCAAGGGTTGGGAAAGGGCACCTTTCATTCACTTCAACCACTGTAGACTAGCAGTGGCCTGCCCTTGGGGATGGCTCCGAAGGGACAGGACTCAccctggggctgggtggggccGGCAGACGCAGCTCCTGGGGAGGGGTCACCTCTGCAACAACAACCAAGGTCTACAGTCTGTCCCTGTCCCCCTTGTGGTCATCCAGACAGAagcgggaggggagggcagggcctCTATCTGAGAAGAGACCCAGCCAGGACAGGCACTCACCCATCGGCAGAGCCCCTGGCTCCCAGGGAGCTCGCTTAAGCTCCTCAGGGCCTACTTCCTGGCCTGGAGGCAGCTCTGCTGCCCCTTCTGCCCTGAAGGGAGAGGCACAAGACAAATTAGCACCCCCAAAAGCAGCATGAGGCCCCACCCAGTCTAGTCCTTGCTCTTACTGTGCAGAGATCAGAGGCGAGGGCGAGGGTACTGGGGCTTCACCCTCCGGGCCCCGGGGCTGTTCCTGGGCTTCTGCGGTCACTACAGAGAGAGGACCTGGGGTTAGTGGGCAGAAAAGAGATCgctgcactgcccagtcctgggttgctggggggagggggggtctgaCCCTCAAGTGCTGGGTGGTGGGGCTCACGCTGCTGGCGAGATCTGGCTCGTAGCTGTTCCTCCAACaatattgcttcatcttcctcAGCCATCAGCAGGTCCAGGGCTTGGCGGGTGACCTCAGGGAGGTCCTGCTCTCCCTGTTGGGGGAGATGAAtgccaaggggagggaatatGATGACACCCCGTTTTCTGAAAAAGGCAAGTAGATCCAGGAGGGCTCGAGGCATGATACAGAGCCAAGGGGAGTGCAGAAATGGGCGTGGATAAGTAGTCCTGGTTTGGGCCAGGGCGAAGGCCACGCGGAGGGGCGGGGTGGCGGCTGTCAGAAGCAGGATGGAGGAGCCCACTCACCTCGATCTGCAGCACGTGGATGGGCTCGGGCTCCTGAAGGGTGATGGCCTCCGGAGAGACCACGGTGCCCAGcctctgctctgcaggagcaggGAGTCACACTAAACCTCTGTTCCTGTCCAGGACCCTCCCCGGCCAAGGAGGTAGAAAGCACACAGCCCCTCCTGCCCAGTCCACCTATGCACTAGTCGGCCCCCGAGCCAGTCACCAGCGACCTGACTCGTACGGAATGCCAACTCCGCTACCCTCACTGGCCTCATCTGTGAACAACGGGGATGGAGAGTCTGACCTAAGACTTTTGGGAGGTAGCCGTGAGTTTCCACGCAGAGCGCCCCTCCTGGGGCCTGACTTCCGGGAAAGAGCTGTCTCAGGTAGCCATTTCCACAGCTCTTGGGCCTTCCTATGTCTTCCCACAAGAGCGGAGGGTCTCTGTGCTCACCTGGTTTCTTTGGGACTTCAGGTGAGATCTCAAGAGCTCTTTCTGGGGTCACCGCCTCCAAGAGGTGTCGAATCTttgggaagggatggagggaaaaaggATTTGGTGTCAGCTTCCTTCTCTACTTTTATAACCTTATATatccaaaccaaacctgttgccgTCAAACtgatgccaactcagtgaccctagcgAACAGTAGTCTCCAAGGCTGGAAGTCTcgcaggagcagactgccactgTCCTCCCAAGgaagtggccagtgggtttgaaccaccgactttttggttagcacccAAGTCCttaaccactgcagcaccagggaCCTTGGACACTGAGGCAGTGGATGGTAGCATCCTTCTGTTCGGTTCTCATGGCATTAACACCAGTTTGCATTAAGTCCATTCCCCATCCGGTGTTCTCCATGCCCACCAGGGCCCTTGCATCTGACTTTTGTCCGTCTGTCTAGGCAACAGGCACTATCTCCTAATGTCAAATGTCACGAGGgacagagatgaacagaaaagagGCATACAGTCTAGCAGGGAGACAAGTTTGTATATGACCTCAATAATCAGCACAAAAGGTAAAACATGGCTTACTGATGCTTGAAGTCCCGGAGCAACATTTAATTCcggctccaaaaccaaactcactgccattgagttcatagtgaccctgtgggacagggtaaaactgcccctgtgagtttctgagagactGACTGGGAGTAGAATGTCCCATTTTtcgccctcggagcagctggtggtttcaaactgctgaccttgcagtttagcagcccaaccgcTATGCTCACCAGGAGCATGAAGGAGGGCGGCCTGTGAGCCGGGCCTGCAAGGACGTGCAGGACACGGGGAAGTAGAGCATGCGAGAGGAGCATTTGAGCTAGGGCGGGGGAAACACATGAATGTGGTTCACGGGGCAGACTGATGCCTGGAAGGCAAGGCTGCTCAGACAGGATGTGCTGAGAGTTGTCTGGAAAGGGCTGGCAGTGAGGAGCTGAAGTTTGGAGGTAGGGCTGTGGACAACGGGGAGAAGCCCTGTGATGAGAGCCTGGATTGTGGCCTTGGTGGCGGCAGGAACAACGTGGAGGTGCACGGGGACAGGAACTCTGGCGTTCTAGCAGCTCGTAGTGACCAGGTGAGTGCAGGGGGCCTTGCCTGTAGGGGAGAACCAGGGCGGCCCACTCTCCCTAATGCACTCCCAGACTGGCCCAGGGACAGCCCTTTTGCATTGTCATGAGGTGCTTCAGGACACTGGGCTCTACCTGAGGGATATCAAAGGGGGCAGGAAGTTGAGGATCCACAGACATCATTCCAAAAAACGGGTCAGGAGCATCTTCCAGCGTCTCCATCATAGTCAGGATGTTAGGCAGCAGCAGGCTGGGcctgggggggagagggggcgaTCAGGGATGGCAGCTGGGGTGTGCCGAGAGCAAGCAAGTAGTGGCTTCACCAAAGGCCGGGTGGGCTCAGCCCCAGGGGGACACTCACAACTCGGTCTCTGCCATATCGATGCGGATCTGCTGCTGGGCCCGATGCAGATGATCCAAGATGTGCTGGATGTCCTCTGGGTAGGAAGGGCAGGGCGGGTCAGCACCAGGAGCCAGGCACCCCGGCTCTGCCCCCTTGCTTGGGCTCCCCGCCTTACCGATGAGGTACTGGCACTGTTGGTAGTAGACCCGGATCACGCCGATCTGGAGCTGGGCTGACAGGTAGAGAGAGAAGCAGGGCCGCGGCAGGCCAGGCGCCATTCGGACCAGGACGTAGTTGAGGATTTCCTCGCTGGGGCGGGCGGGGAGGTAGGAGTTCAGTGACCTTTTCACCACCGCCCCCAGGGGTCCAGTCTCCCAGCCTGGCCGGCGCATGGAGTGGGGGAGCCTCTTCCCACCTCTCGGAGCCTTACCAGATCTTCACCACGTTCACCTTCAGGTATTCCCGCTTCATCAAGCGGCTCCCGCGCGTGGCGGCCAGCCTGGAGCGGGAGTGGGGGGCGTCAGGCGGAGCCCCCCCCCCGAGTCCCGCCCCTCCCGGAGCGCAGCTCTCCGCCCCCGGGGGCGCGGCGCTCACCAGATGGTGGAGAAGCAGCCCGTGTGCCGCTGGAGCACGTTGGGGTAGTAGAACATCTTCGCGCGGCGCTTTCAGCCTCCGTCCGCGGGGATGTGGCCAGGTGGCGccggggagggtgggtggggaggacccGGGAAGCTAAATGCAGGAGCGCGCACACAATACGCGGATCAACCAGAGAAGCGAGCCGGAGACGCACGACCCCGGTCCGCGGACCCCGGTGGGCTCGCGCCGCGTGGGCACGAGGAGCTCACCTCTCTGGGCCCTTCCGAGTTGGGGTCCAGGCTGGGGATGCTGCAGGGCGGAGGGCGTCCTCCTCGGTCTGCCGATGGCTGCCTCCTCTGCGCGCAGGTGGGTGCCCGTCCGGGGATGCCGCCGCCGGGAGTGTCCGCCCAGGGCTTGCCAGCTCGCTCCTTATTTGGCGCGGCGACCCCCGGAGGAGCCAATGGGGACGCGGAGCCGCGCGTCCGTGCGGGAGACCCCGGGGCGCGGGCGGCGGCCGCGGACCAATGGGCAGAGCGTGCGCGCGCGGGCGGGAGGCGCGGGGACATTGTGCGCTGTCCCGACCAATGGGCGCGCCGCCTCGTCCTAGTAACAAGCGGCTTCCAGAGGCGCGACCCCCGGGCCAATGAGCCGGCGGCAGGCTCCGCGTCCCCTCCCGCAGACCTGGTAACAATAGCCATTCGGGGGCCGGGCGGGTCGGGGTCACGTCGGGGGCAATCGCGCTCTCCCGGGTCAGGGTGCCACGGTGGAAAATCCCTGACCTGTGCGACGACCCTGCCCCTTTCCCGCCAAATCCGCTTCGGTTAGCAGGTGATGGGTGCGCCGCCGCCCCGCCCGGGAGGCAGCAGAAAGGAAAGGCGGGGTGAACTTGGTGGGCCGTGGGGGCACGCGGtcagaggacagccctggctGGGTCTTCGTGAGACGGCACGGCTTAGGTGGtgagcccgcccgcccgccccatGTGGTCGTCCTTCGGAGTGGGTGTTCTGAACGCCCTTGCTGGGGTTCAGGGCCGAGTTCCCGGCCTACAAGGGCCACCCAGTTGCCGCGTTCATTCTTGGTGGGAAGTTAAGTTCTGTGGTTGTAGGGACAAATCTCCCAGCACGCCCAGCCTCCTGCCTCGGCAGACCTCCTGCCTCCTTGTTGCATATCCACTCCTGGTCATGCCCCCTCCCAGCTGGAGGCTCCTGTGTTCTGGGGACCTGACCTTTCCAGAAAATACCTGGCACTTAGCTCAGAAAATATTTGCCAAGTGAATGTGCATTTGCCCCGAGTCTATAGCCACTGAATGGGAGAGCTGGGAGCAATTTAGAAAACAACTAGCCCCAGCTTTGCCCGTAAGAGAAATCCACACAGGCTTCTCCCAAGCCTGAGTTCTCTGAGAGCTTGGTTGGGAACTCCAGTGCTCCTGGTCCTTGTTCCACTGCCCTCGGCTACGTTGACTTCTACGGTTTGCAAATGGATTTGCTCGCTCTACACGTTGGCAGCCTTTTTTAAGCGCTCGACTGGGGCCACAAAGATGACAGTCCGGACATCTACCTTAAGGTGCTGAgaacctaatttttaaaaatcattttattaggggctcatacacctcccatcaccatctatacatacatcagttgtgtaaagcacatctgtacattcattgccctaatcattctcaaaacatttgctctccacccaagcccctggcatcaagtcctcatttttcccctccctccccgctcccccctccctcatgaaccctgataatttataaattattattttgccatgtcttgctctgtcccatgtctcccttcccccacttttctgttgtaaggccccccagggaggagatcacatgcagatccttgaaattggttccctctttccaacccaccctccctagcccctcccagtatcatcactcacacccctggttctgaggggatcatccaccctggcttccctgtgtttccagttcccatctgtaccagtgtactctggtctgtctagtcaggcttgcaaggtaggatttggatcatgacagtgggaggggggggaagcattgaggagctagaggaaagttgtatttttgatcattgctacatcgcaccctgactgtctcgtctcttctccaagactcttctgtaaggggatgtccagtggccgacaaatgagctttgagtttccattctgcactcccccttcattcactatggtaagatttttgttctgatgatgcctgatacctgatcccttgacaccttgtgatcgcacaggctggtgtgcttcttccatgtgggctttgttgcttctgagctaggtggccgcttgtttaccttcaagcctttaagaccccagacgctatatcttttgatagccgggcaccatccgctttcgttgccacttttgcttatgcacccatttgtcttcagcgatcctatcggggtgagcacaaaatgatatatttttgttctttgatgcctgataactgattttttcagcacctcgtggtcacacaggctggtgtgcttcttccatgtgggctttattgcttctgagctagatggccgcttgtttatcttcaagcctttaagagcccagacgctatctcttttgatagccaggcactatcaactttcttcaccacatttagttgttcacccactttgtcttcagcagttgtgtcggggaaggtgaccatcatagaatgccaatttaatagaagctagtattcttgcattgagggagtacttgagtggaggcccaatgtccctctgctaccttaatactaaccttataaatatatgcacatagataactttccccatcttcatgtataaatatatttgcatatgtacatgtctttatctaaacctctataaatgccctctgcctcccaggtctttcctctatttcctttgacttcccttctgtcccactatcatgctcagtccccaccaaggtttcagcaattcctcttggttacattacctttgatcatgcccaaccaggcctcccacaccctctcaccaccaatttggattgcttgttgttcccttgtccctgggtttataacaccactaccttagcccccacccccccatctcccatgtccccatggaaatcggtccccttgctttctcctctgattgttcatccagcctatcttatttagacagacgtgcggagatagtaacatgcatagaaacaagacagagcaaaaccaagcaacaatatacaacaaaacaacaagccaatgactaaAACAAGACACAAGaaggaaaaacttgtagttagaggattgtttgttggcctttaggagtattttccagtccagtctgttggggcaccacaccctggccgcaaagtccaccttcagctttccctggggaccttgccactccattcccttgctgttctgttgcacccccttgatgttttgcctcggtgtggtggatccGATTGGGTGCATTTCCCTCacagtgtctctggtgttgtcccctgtagggctatgggttagtgaggaatgtcatgtctcatagtggggctggccatgtggtcctctctgtggactggctgctctaattgggaacatcaacctcctggcctggtgggccatgatgtgctccactctttcctcctccccctttatctgctcccgtgtgctccgatcagatatgccccttttccagagctgtagattcagcgccatcctttgatataaattctgaggggaggggaagatgtccttttagtagttggggttggggccggccccccagagaACCTAATTTTGGAAGCTAAGCCAGGGACACAAATCATTTATTCACTTGCTTATCCATTTCTTCCACGAGTAGGTTCCAGGCGCCCCTCCAGGTTCTTGGGACGCAGACATGCGTACAATCGGGTTCTATCCTTAGGGAGAAGGGAGCGGTGATAAGCAAGTAGAAAAGTAGACTGTCTTTCGGGTGGGGATCAAGTGCTCCAGAGAAAAAAGGGGCTGTGGAAGACCTCTCAGGGGAGCCTTTCCTAAAGAGATGCCATTTTAACAGACCCAACTTCAGTGAGGGGCCAAGTCTGTGTGTACGTGGAAGGGTTTCACACAGAAGAACCAGCAGGCACAAAGGACAAGAGGCGTGTTTGGTTGAATTCAAGGAGCCAAGAAAGTGACaaggggaggatggcacaggctgaAGAGGGGACGGGAGCCACATCTCAGGGACTTTGACCCCAGTTGGAAGCCAATAGCCGGTTTTGAGCAGAGGTGTGCTGAGACTCAGGGAGTCGGGCTATTTCGAATCGGATGGAGGTGAGTGAAGAGTGGGAGCAGGGAGACTAGTTAGGAGGTTagctgggagagcggagggtaGCTTGTTCCAAAGTGGTGGTGGCAGTGATGACAGCAGAGAGGACTGGCCCGAGTGTGTGTTGAAGAAGCAAGGATAGAGATGCCGATGTCTTGGACATGGGCCATGAGAGAAAATGGAAGTTAAGGAGGTAGCTTAGAACCTGGTACCAAGAAGGTTTGCAGGACGATTTCGGGAATTGGAAGGCACAGCAGGTACTTGTGCTGCTCAGTAGCGGAGGCTTTCTCTGGCAGCAGAGATGCCTGTTTAGGTCCTTGGCTTCTTAGGACAATGGGCAAGACTGAACCATCCCAGGAGGCAGGGAGGCTCCGAGGCAGCATTCATTGGATCAAAGGAGAGCGCGAGAAGATCCTTGGAGAGGCTGAGGCATTTGGATTTGGTCCTGCCAGTGAGCCACTGACAGTCTAAAACAGAGTGACAAGACAGGAAGGTGTCTGGAGAGCCAAGCTGCCCTTGGTGTCAATGAGAGGGCGGGGAACGGAGGCTGTGGCCATCAAGTGGCGTGGTGAGACGTCAGGTGACAAGTGGCCTTGTAAAGATTGTCGGGTGGCAGAACGGGACACAGGAAAGTGTTGGCTGACTCGGCCCCCTCAAATATCAGTGAGCAGGTGTTGGTGAGGTAGCCTCGGCAGCATCATTTTTGGTGAGGCTCAGGTTGGGTGAGGGATTCGGACTGAGAGTAACCTTCAGTTGAAGCGACCGTGTACTCTGATGGGAGGAGGTACTCAGGGACCATGTGTCGCAGCCCAGACAGGAAGTTCAGGAACTCTTCCATTGGATTTCCGCCTTCCCTCTCAGGCCTCCAGTGCCGCCTGTTTGTTTGCAGAACTCCAGTCCAATGCGGGCCTGTCATCGAGCCTCTAATCCCAAGCTATGCCCCTTGCCAGCAAGTTGGTTCCGATTCACagcgtttccgagactgtcagtcttccTGGGGCAGacctccccatctctctcccggGGAGAGGCTGCAGGGTTTGAAGcaccgaccttgcggttagcagccaatgcctacaccacagcgccaccaggactcttgagCAAAAAAATACATACGAAAAAGGGAGCACAATTTTCCTCTGGGAAGTAGGTGGCTGCAGTGTCTGCTGTCATCTCAGTGCCCCTCTGATCCTGGTTGTCTAGAGGACCCAGAGAGCCAGGCCCAGGAGCCACAAAGCCAGAAGCCCTGGGCAGAGAACAGGATGTTGGTGGCAAGAGAACCCGAGTACTAAGCTCCCAACTCTCCATCCATGCCATCTACTTTCTTCTCAGCACATCAGATGACTCCGCTTTTCAGAAAcagtttattaaaaaacaaaaacaaaacaagtttatTTCAAACACACAATAAAGATGGGGGAGCACCAGTATAAAGTGCTTGTCCTTTgagttggggtggggagagggaggaaaagggataGGTTTTGTGAGTGAGCTTCTGCCACATGGGATTCCCTGGTCCTTGGAGATGAAAGATGGTCTTGGGGGTATGAGGATGGGGTGGAGGTCCATCAATCCCGCTTCAGTATCCCACCACCCAGTGTACAATGGAAAGTTCAAGGAAGTAGCAGTCACATATAATCACTGAGAATGAACAGGGAGGAGGGCAGGTCCGCAGTGTGTACAATGGATTTCTTCAGAGGAAATGAACAAGATAAAAGGAGAGGAGTTGGCGGTGTCCTCCTCCAGCCTCTGCACCAGGGACAGggcggctgtctgctcctctcTGGTCTCCTGAAGTAAATGGCGGGCAAAGGCCTGCTCCAGCTGTACAGAGGTTGGGAGGGGCGGTCAGTGAGTGGGCAGGGCAGGCACTGCCACCTGGGTCACCTTCTTCCAGACACTCCCCTTCCTCCTGGAAactctacccacccaccccccatgtcCTCTCACCCAGTGCACCCTAGCCCTGAACTCACCTGTACTGTAATCAGATTCTGTGAGGTGTGGTTAGGGCCAGGACTGTCCTCCCAGAAATTCAGGGTTACCTGATACTTGGGTGGTGGACCCAGGCCTTGCTTATACTTGGCCATGTCTGAAAGAGCAAGTGCCAGAGGttagataaaaggagagaagGCAGGCAGGGTGACAG
This genomic stretch from Tenrec ecaudatus isolate mTenEca1 chromosome 14, mTenEca1.hap1, whole genome shotgun sequence harbors:
- the REC8 gene encoding meiotic recombination protein REC8 homolog — encoded protein: MFYYPNVLQRHTGCFSTIWLAATRGSRLMKREYLKVNVVKICEEILNYVLVRMAPGLPRPCFSLYLSAQLQIGVIRVYYQQCQYLIEDIQHILDHLHRAQQQIRIDMAETELPSLLLPNILTMMETLEDAPDPFFGMMSVDPQLPAPFDIPQIRHLLEAVTPERALEISPEVPKKPEQRLGTVVSPEAITLQEPEPIHVLQIEGEQDLPEVTRQALDLLMAEEDEAILLEEQLRARSRQQQAQEQPRGPEGEAPVPSPSPLISAQAEGAAELPPGQEVGPEELKRAPWEPGALPMEVTPPQELRLPAPPSPRPKKPPVSPSGSPPAPARRRRRRQLLFWDKETQISRVKFQEQLQTKAQCRECPMVQPPEWTTVSPAELFRTPTQPGWLPPELLALWTRCAQPPPSVLRKTPPLAPEAAAGEERRKLETLSEIEVLREAQEPSGPLMLSSELSLEAAEEEKSRTSLLPPEERWAWAEAEQPEPPVLPVVPELPELPVEMPAQLPPEPELLSLEAVHRAVALELQANREADFSSLVTPLSSRRTAAQVFYLLLVLSAQRILCIKQETPYGRLLIQPGPRFHSG